One segment of Drosophila ananassae strain 14024-0371.13 chromosome 3R, ASM1763931v2, whole genome shotgun sequence DNA contains the following:
- the LOC6505611 gene encoding uncharacterized protein LOC6505611 isoform X5, which produces MEEAKTQAQQPSPQQQQQQQQQPQSHPLEDVSLGSENDDDKQTPKNWVKFDDEADSGEKNNNSNGGNATQQPTQQQQPQQQQQQQNKLSLPPPPSVVSSNNNRRARSRSPNAPSSTTAATTTTPVQRPTVSSTTAATPVDASTAASPDVAPAVLTTESTHVNLSASGSGIVAGGASGSGSGSGPGPAPAPRHPPQLINQKAASAPSHAPSPAAAASSSHHHNGGSGTNGTGAGQAMDQASGMRTIELSTGRIREGFANGDVIVTLLPANTKWPWIAPAIFRPELVPEELMAQGLTLTVEDYVNAMETLVNDYRFTVYNICYKRILVCWILFAFAVLLALLFSGLQGVALFALGVGWLFLNAAAIFLCMWMKLRLSRGLEKCLARVNRQLMRHKILLVLDDRGRISCHKVNLCFMYFDATQCVSFLNEFLEHTEQNGGEAIKAGWERKLDIDLEDIVIQGSQPVRVPRKEERGMQLFLRYGSRWGMEALRGLVDVTPLEPGRHCGQFQCPCQYIKEHLQCKPRVSINSIGQVVWTRFPLFGG; this is translated from the exons ATGGAGGAGGCCAAGACGCAGGCGCAGCAGCCATcgccgcagcaacagcaacagcagcagcagcagccgcaaaGCCATCCTTTGGAGGATGTCTCTCTGGGCTCCGAAAACGATGACGACAAACAGACGCCCAAAAATTGGGTTAAATTCGACGACGAGGCGGACAGcggtgaaaaaaataataacagtAACGGCGGCAATGCCACACAGCAACCaacccaacaacaacaaccgcagcagcagcagcagcagcaaaacaAGTTGTCGCTGCCGCCACCGCCATCGGTGGttagcagcaacaacaacaggaggGCGCGCTCGCGCAGTCCCAACGCTCCGTCATCAacgacagcagcaacaacaacaacacctgTCCAG CGCCCCACAGTTTCCTCGACCACAGCTGCCACACCGGTGGATGCTTCTACGGCAGCATCGCCGGATGTGGCGCCCGCTGTTTTGACAACTGAGAGCACGCACGTTAATCTGAGTGCATCCGGCAGTGGCATTGTAGCCGGAGGTGCAAGTGGATCTGGATCGGGCTCGGGACCTGGACCGGCGCCCGCACCTCGTCACCCCCCGCAGCTAATAAACCAAAAAGCAGCCTCAGCACCCTCGCACGCCCCCTCGCCGGCTGCAGCGGCATCTTCCAGTCATCATCACAATGGCGGCAGTGGCACCAACGGCACCGGAGCTGGCCAGGCCATGGATCAAGCTTCTGGGATGCGCACAATCGAACTGTCAACGGGGCGCATTCGCGAGGGATTTG CGAATGGCGATGTAATTGTAACGTTGCTGCCAGCAAACACAAAGTGGCCCTGGATTGCTCCTGCTATCTTCCGGCCGGAACTGGTGCCCGAGGAGCTGATGGCCCAGGGTCTGACG CTCACCGTGGAGGACTACGTTAATGCAATGGAAACGCTGGTGAACGACTATCGCTTCACGGTGTACAACATATGCTACAAACGAATCCTCGTCTGCTGGATCCTGTTCGCCTTTGCCGTGCTCCTGGCGCTGCTCTTCTCCGGCCTGCAGGGCGTGGCCCTGTTCGCCCTCGGCGTCGGCTGGCTCTTCCTGAACGCGGCGGCCATCTTCCTGTGCATGTGGATGAAGTTGCGGCTGTCGCGGGGACTGGAGAAGTGCCTGGCCCGGGTCAACCGGCAGCTGATGCGCCACAAAATCCTGCTGGTGCTGGATGATCGGGGTCGCATCTCGTGCCACAAGGTGAATCTCTGTTTCATGTACTTCGATGCCACGCAATGCGTGAGTTTCTTGAATGAGTTCCTGGAGCACACGGAGCAGAATGGCGGCGAGGCCATCAAGGCTGGCTGGGAGCGGAAGCTAGACATCGACTTGGAGGACATTGTCATTCAGGGCAGCCAGCCGGTTCGAGTTCCCCGCAAGGAG GAACGGGGCATGCAGCTGTTCCTTCGCTACGGCTCCCGCTGGGGCATGGAGGCGCTGCGGGGGCTGGTGGACGTGACGCCCCTGGAGCCGGGTCGCCACTGCGGACAGTTCCAGTGCCCCTGCCAGTACATCAAAGAGCACTTGCAGTGCAAACCGCGAG TCTCCATAAACAGCATTGGCCAAGTAGTTTGGACCCGATTCCCCTTGTTCGGTGGCTAG
- the LOC6505611 gene encoding uncharacterized protein LOC6505611 isoform X2 has product MEEAKTQAQQPSPQQQQQQQQQPQSHPLEDVSLGSENDDDKQTPKNWVKFDDEADSGEKNNNSNGGNATQQPTQQQQPQQQQQQQNKLSLPPPPSVVSSNNNRRARSRSPNAPSSTTAATTTTPVQRPTVSSTTAATPVDASTAASPDVAPAVLTTESTHVNLSASGSGIVAGGASGSGSGSGPGPAPAPRHPPQLINQKAASAPSHAPSPAAAASSSHHHNGGSGTNGTGAGQAMDQASGMRTIELSTGRIREGFANGDVIVTLLPANTKWPWIAPAIFRPELVPEELMAQGLTLTVEDYVNAMETLVNDYRFTVYNICYKRILVCWILFAFAVLLALLFSGLQGVALFALGVGWLFLNAAAIFLCMWMKLRLSRGLEKCLARVNRQLMRHKILLVLDDRGRISCHKVNLCFMYFDATQCVSFLNEFLEHTEQNGGEAIKAGWERKLDIDLEDIVIQGSQPVRVPRKEERGMQLFLRYGSRWGMEALRGLVDVTPLEPGRHCGQFQCPCQYIKEHLQCKPRGKFKCCNFVHWVMASERYDSDN; this is encoded by the exons ATGGAGGAGGCCAAGACGCAGGCGCAGCAGCCATcgccgcagcaacagcaacagcagcagcagcagccgcaaaGCCATCCTTTGGAGGATGTCTCTCTGGGCTCCGAAAACGATGACGACAAACAGACGCCCAAAAATTGGGTTAAATTCGACGACGAGGCGGACAGcggtgaaaaaaataataacagtAACGGCGGCAATGCCACACAGCAACCaacccaacaacaacaaccgcagcagcagcagcagcagcaaaacaAGTTGTCGCTGCCGCCACCGCCATCGGTGGttagcagcaacaacaacaggaggGCGCGCTCGCGCAGTCCCAACGCTCCGTCATCAacgacagcagcaacaacaacaacacctgTCCAG CGCCCCACAGTTTCCTCGACCACAGCTGCCACACCGGTGGATGCTTCTACGGCAGCATCGCCGGATGTGGCGCCCGCTGTTTTGACAACTGAGAGCACGCACGTTAATCTGAGTGCATCCGGCAGTGGCATTGTAGCCGGAGGTGCAAGTGGATCTGGATCGGGCTCGGGACCTGGACCGGCGCCCGCACCTCGTCACCCCCCGCAGCTAATAAACCAAAAAGCAGCCTCAGCACCCTCGCACGCCCCCTCGCCGGCTGCAGCGGCATCTTCCAGTCATCATCACAATGGCGGCAGTGGCACCAACGGCACCGGAGCTGGCCAGGCCATGGATCAAGCTTCTGGGATGCGCACAATCGAACTGTCAACGGGGCGCATTCGCGAGGGATTTG CGAATGGCGATGTAATTGTAACGTTGCTGCCAGCAAACACAAAGTGGCCCTGGATTGCTCCTGCTATCTTCCGGCCGGAACTGGTGCCCGAGGAGCTGATGGCCCAGGGTCTGACG CTCACCGTGGAGGACTACGTTAATGCAATGGAAACGCTGGTGAACGACTATCGCTTCACGGTGTACAACATATGCTACAAACGAATCCTCGTCTGCTGGATCCTGTTCGCCTTTGCCGTGCTCCTGGCGCTGCTCTTCTCCGGCCTGCAGGGCGTGGCCCTGTTCGCCCTCGGCGTCGGCTGGCTCTTCCTGAACGCGGCGGCCATCTTCCTGTGCATGTGGATGAAGTTGCGGCTGTCGCGGGGACTGGAGAAGTGCCTGGCCCGGGTCAACCGGCAGCTGATGCGCCACAAAATCCTGCTGGTGCTGGATGATCGGGGTCGCATCTCGTGCCACAAGGTGAATCTCTGTTTCATGTACTTCGATGCCACGCAATGCGTGAGTTTCTTGAATGAGTTCCTGGAGCACACGGAGCAGAATGGCGGCGAGGCCATCAAGGCTGGCTGGGAGCGGAAGCTAGACATCGACTTGGAGGACATTGTCATTCAGGGCAGCCAGCCGGTTCGAGTTCCCCGCAAGGAG GAACGGGGCATGCAGCTGTTCCTTCGCTACGGCTCCCGCTGGGGCATGGAGGCGCTGCGGGGGCTGGTGGACGTGACGCCCCTGGAGCCGGGTCGCCACTGCGGACAGTTCCAGTGCCCCTGCCAGTACATCAAAGAGCACTTGCAGTGCAAACCGCGAGGCAAGTTCAAGTGTTGCAATTTTGTGCATTGGGTGATGGCATCTGAGCGCTACGACAGCGACAACTAA
- the LOC6505611 gene encoding uncharacterized protein LOC6505611 isoform X3: MEEAKTQAQQPSPQQQQQQQQQPQSHPLEDVSLGSENDDDKQTPKNWVKFDDEADSGEKNNNSNGGNATQQPTQQQQPQQQQQQQNKLSLPPPPSVVSSNNNRRARSRSPNAPSSTTAATTTTPVQRPTVSSTTAATPVDASTAASPDVAPAVLTTESTHVNLSASGSGIVAGGASGSGSGSGPGPAPAPRHPPQLINQKAASAPSHAPSPAAAASSSHHHNGGSGTNGTGAGQAMDQASGMRTIELSTGRIREGFANGDVIVTLLPANTKWPWIAPAIFRPELVPEELMAQGLTLTVEDYVNAMETLVNDYRFTVYNICYKRILVCWILFAFAVLLALLFSGLQGVALFALGVGWLFLNAAAIFLCMWMKLRLSRGLEKCLARVNRQLMRHKILLVLDDRGRISCHKVNLCFMYFDATQCVSFLNEFLEHTEQNGGEAIKAGWERKLDIDLEDIVIQGSQPVRVPRKEERGMQLFLRYGSRWGMEALRGLVDVTPLEPGRHCGQFQCPCQYIKEHLQCKPRAIKSAMVRGGGGHSIGCGKR, from the exons ATGGAGGAGGCCAAGACGCAGGCGCAGCAGCCATcgccgcagcaacagcaacagcagcagcagcagccgcaaaGCCATCCTTTGGAGGATGTCTCTCTGGGCTCCGAAAACGATGACGACAAACAGACGCCCAAAAATTGGGTTAAATTCGACGACGAGGCGGACAGcggtgaaaaaaataataacagtAACGGCGGCAATGCCACACAGCAACCaacccaacaacaacaaccgcagcagcagcagcagcagcaaaacaAGTTGTCGCTGCCGCCACCGCCATCGGTGGttagcagcaacaacaacaggaggGCGCGCTCGCGCAGTCCCAACGCTCCGTCATCAacgacagcagcaacaacaacaacacctgTCCAG CGCCCCACAGTTTCCTCGACCACAGCTGCCACACCGGTGGATGCTTCTACGGCAGCATCGCCGGATGTGGCGCCCGCTGTTTTGACAACTGAGAGCACGCACGTTAATCTGAGTGCATCCGGCAGTGGCATTGTAGCCGGAGGTGCAAGTGGATCTGGATCGGGCTCGGGACCTGGACCGGCGCCCGCACCTCGTCACCCCCCGCAGCTAATAAACCAAAAAGCAGCCTCAGCACCCTCGCACGCCCCCTCGCCGGCTGCAGCGGCATCTTCCAGTCATCATCACAATGGCGGCAGTGGCACCAACGGCACCGGAGCTGGCCAGGCCATGGATCAAGCTTCTGGGATGCGCACAATCGAACTGTCAACGGGGCGCATTCGCGAGGGATTTG CGAATGGCGATGTAATTGTAACGTTGCTGCCAGCAAACACAAAGTGGCCCTGGATTGCTCCTGCTATCTTCCGGCCGGAACTGGTGCCCGAGGAGCTGATGGCCCAGGGTCTGACG CTCACCGTGGAGGACTACGTTAATGCAATGGAAACGCTGGTGAACGACTATCGCTTCACGGTGTACAACATATGCTACAAACGAATCCTCGTCTGCTGGATCCTGTTCGCCTTTGCCGTGCTCCTGGCGCTGCTCTTCTCCGGCCTGCAGGGCGTGGCCCTGTTCGCCCTCGGCGTCGGCTGGCTCTTCCTGAACGCGGCGGCCATCTTCCTGTGCATGTGGATGAAGTTGCGGCTGTCGCGGGGACTGGAGAAGTGCCTGGCCCGGGTCAACCGGCAGCTGATGCGCCACAAAATCCTGCTGGTGCTGGATGATCGGGGTCGCATCTCGTGCCACAAGGTGAATCTCTGTTTCATGTACTTCGATGCCACGCAATGCGTGAGTTTCTTGAATGAGTTCCTGGAGCACACGGAGCAGAATGGCGGCGAGGCCATCAAGGCTGGCTGGGAGCGGAAGCTAGACATCGACTTGGAGGACATTGTCATTCAGGGCAGCCAGCCGGTTCGAGTTCCCCGCAAGGAG GAACGGGGCATGCAGCTGTTCCTTCGCTACGGCTCCCGCTGGGGCATGGAGGCGCTGCGGGGGCTGGTGGACGTGACGCCCCTGGAGCCGGGTCGCCACTGCGGACAGTTCCAGTGCCCCTGCCAGTACATCAAAGAGCACTTGCAGTGCAAACCGCGAG CCATCAAAAGTGCCATGGTTAGAGGAGGGGGCGGCCATTCTATTGGGTGTGGCAAGCGTTGA
- the LOC6505611 gene encoding uncharacterized protein LOC6505611 isoform X1 — MEEAKTQAQQPSPQQQQQQQQQPQSHPLEDVSLGSENDDDKQTPKNWVKFDDEADSGEKNNNSNGGNATQQPTQQQQPQQQQQQQNKLSLPPPPSVVSSNNNRRARSRSPNAPSSTTAATTTTPVQRPTVSSTTAATPVDASTAASPDVAPAVLTTESTHVNLSASGSGIVAGGASGSGSGSGPGPAPAPRHPPQLINQKAASAPSHAPSPAAAASSSHHHNGGSGTNGTGAGQAMDQASGMRTIELSTGRIREGFANGDVIVTLLPANTKWPWIAPAIFRPELVPEELMAQGLTLTVEDYVNAMETLVNDYRFTVYNICYKRILVCWILFAFAVLLALLFSGLQGVALFALGVGWLFLNAAAIFLCMWMKLRLSRGLEKCLARVNRQLMRHKILLVLDDRGRISCHKVNLCFMYFDATQCVSFLNEFLEHTEQNGGEAIKAGWERKLDIDLEDIVIQGSQPVRVPRKEAVAQELFLSYLQRWGKDFLRRRLDWTVQEAGVHETPRHLQSSICPCQYEEELLRNKIKISLQHRTCCGINCMGCWL, encoded by the exons ATGGAGGAGGCCAAGACGCAGGCGCAGCAGCCATcgccgcagcaacagcaacagcagcagcagcagccgcaaaGCCATCCTTTGGAGGATGTCTCTCTGGGCTCCGAAAACGATGACGACAAACAGACGCCCAAAAATTGGGTTAAATTCGACGACGAGGCGGACAGcggtgaaaaaaataataacagtAACGGCGGCAATGCCACACAGCAACCaacccaacaacaacaaccgcagcagcagcagcagcagcaaaacaAGTTGTCGCTGCCGCCACCGCCATCGGTGGttagcagcaacaacaacaggaggGCGCGCTCGCGCAGTCCCAACGCTCCGTCATCAacgacagcagcaacaacaacaacacctgTCCAG CGCCCCACAGTTTCCTCGACCACAGCTGCCACACCGGTGGATGCTTCTACGGCAGCATCGCCGGATGTGGCGCCCGCTGTTTTGACAACTGAGAGCACGCACGTTAATCTGAGTGCATCCGGCAGTGGCATTGTAGCCGGAGGTGCAAGTGGATCTGGATCGGGCTCGGGACCTGGACCGGCGCCCGCACCTCGTCACCCCCCGCAGCTAATAAACCAAAAAGCAGCCTCAGCACCCTCGCACGCCCCCTCGCCGGCTGCAGCGGCATCTTCCAGTCATCATCACAATGGCGGCAGTGGCACCAACGGCACCGGAGCTGGCCAGGCCATGGATCAAGCTTCTGGGATGCGCACAATCGAACTGTCAACGGGGCGCATTCGCGAGGGATTTG CGAATGGCGATGTAATTGTAACGTTGCTGCCAGCAAACACAAAGTGGCCCTGGATTGCTCCTGCTATCTTCCGGCCGGAACTGGTGCCCGAGGAGCTGATGGCCCAGGGTCTGACG CTCACCGTGGAGGACTACGTTAATGCAATGGAAACGCTGGTGAACGACTATCGCTTCACGGTGTACAACATATGCTACAAACGAATCCTCGTCTGCTGGATCCTGTTCGCCTTTGCCGTGCTCCTGGCGCTGCTCTTCTCCGGCCTGCAGGGCGTGGCCCTGTTCGCCCTCGGCGTCGGCTGGCTCTTCCTGAACGCGGCGGCCATCTTCCTGTGCATGTGGATGAAGTTGCGGCTGTCGCGGGGACTGGAGAAGTGCCTGGCCCGGGTCAACCGGCAGCTGATGCGCCACAAAATCCTGCTGGTGCTGGATGATCGGGGTCGCATCTCGTGCCACAAGGTGAATCTCTGTTTCATGTACTTCGATGCCACGCAATGCGTGAGTTTCTTGAATGAGTTCCTGGAGCACACGGAGCAGAATGGCGGCGAGGCCATCAAGGCTGGCTGGGAGCGGAAGCTAGACATCGACTTGGAGGACATTGTCATTCAGGGCAGCCAGCCGGTTCGAGTTCCCCGCAAGGAG GCCGTGGCCCAGGAGCTCTTCCTGAGCTACCTGCAGCGCTGGGGGAAGGACTTCCTGCGTCGCCGTCTCGACTGGACCGTCCAGGAGGCCGGCGTCCATGAGACGCCCCGCCATCTCCAGTCATCCATCTGCCCCTGTCAGTACGAGGAGGAGCTGCTCCGCAACAAGATCAAGATCAGCCTGCAGCATCGCACATGCTGTGGCATCAACTGCATGGGCTGCTGGCTATGA
- the LOC6505611 gene encoding uncharacterized protein LOC6505611 isoform X6 yields MEEAKTQAQQPSPQQQQQQQQQPQSHPLEDVSLGSENDDDKQTPKNWVKFDDEADSGEKNNNSNGGNATQQPTQQQQPQQQQQQQNKLSLPPPPSVVSSNNNRRARSRSPNAPSSTTAATTTTPVQRPTVSSTTAATPVDASTAASPDVAPAVLTTESTHVNLSASGSGIVAGGASGSGSGSGPGPAPAPRHPPQLINQKAASAPSHAPSPAAAASSSHHHNGGSGTNGTGAGQAMDQASGMRTIELSTGRIREGFANGDVIVTLLPANTKWPWIAPAIFRPELVPEELMAQGLTLTVEDYVNAMETLVNDYRFTVYNICYKRILVCWILFAFAVLLALLFSGLQGVALFALGVGWLFLNAAAIFLCMWMKLRLSRGLEKCLARVNRQLMRHKILLVLDDRGRISCHKVNLCFMYFDATQCVSFLNEFLEHTEQNGGEAIKAGWERKLDIDLEDIVIQGSQPVRVPRKEERGMQLFLRYGSRWGMEALRGLVDVTPLEPGRHCGQFQCPCQYIKEHLQCKPRGARSLYLC; encoded by the exons ATGGAGGAGGCCAAGACGCAGGCGCAGCAGCCATcgccgcagcaacagcaacagcagcagcagcagccgcaaaGCCATCCTTTGGAGGATGTCTCTCTGGGCTCCGAAAACGATGACGACAAACAGACGCCCAAAAATTGGGTTAAATTCGACGACGAGGCGGACAGcggtgaaaaaaataataacagtAACGGCGGCAATGCCACACAGCAACCaacccaacaacaacaaccgcagcagcagcagcagcagcaaaacaAGTTGTCGCTGCCGCCACCGCCATCGGTGGttagcagcaacaacaacaggaggGCGCGCTCGCGCAGTCCCAACGCTCCGTCATCAacgacagcagcaacaacaacaacacctgTCCAG CGCCCCACAGTTTCCTCGACCACAGCTGCCACACCGGTGGATGCTTCTACGGCAGCATCGCCGGATGTGGCGCCCGCTGTTTTGACAACTGAGAGCACGCACGTTAATCTGAGTGCATCCGGCAGTGGCATTGTAGCCGGAGGTGCAAGTGGATCTGGATCGGGCTCGGGACCTGGACCGGCGCCCGCACCTCGTCACCCCCCGCAGCTAATAAACCAAAAAGCAGCCTCAGCACCCTCGCACGCCCCCTCGCCGGCTGCAGCGGCATCTTCCAGTCATCATCACAATGGCGGCAGTGGCACCAACGGCACCGGAGCTGGCCAGGCCATGGATCAAGCTTCTGGGATGCGCACAATCGAACTGTCAACGGGGCGCATTCGCGAGGGATTTG CGAATGGCGATGTAATTGTAACGTTGCTGCCAGCAAACACAAAGTGGCCCTGGATTGCTCCTGCTATCTTCCGGCCGGAACTGGTGCCCGAGGAGCTGATGGCCCAGGGTCTGACG CTCACCGTGGAGGACTACGTTAATGCAATGGAAACGCTGGTGAACGACTATCGCTTCACGGTGTACAACATATGCTACAAACGAATCCTCGTCTGCTGGATCCTGTTCGCCTTTGCCGTGCTCCTGGCGCTGCTCTTCTCCGGCCTGCAGGGCGTGGCCCTGTTCGCCCTCGGCGTCGGCTGGCTCTTCCTGAACGCGGCGGCCATCTTCCTGTGCATGTGGATGAAGTTGCGGCTGTCGCGGGGACTGGAGAAGTGCCTGGCCCGGGTCAACCGGCAGCTGATGCGCCACAAAATCCTGCTGGTGCTGGATGATCGGGGTCGCATCTCGTGCCACAAGGTGAATCTCTGTTTCATGTACTTCGATGCCACGCAATGCGTGAGTTTCTTGAATGAGTTCCTGGAGCACACGGAGCAGAATGGCGGCGAGGCCATCAAGGCTGGCTGGGAGCGGAAGCTAGACATCGACTTGGAGGACATTGTCATTCAGGGCAGCCAGCCGGTTCGAGTTCCCCGCAAGGAG GAACGGGGCATGCAGCTGTTCCTTCGCTACGGCTCCCGCTGGGGCATGGAGGCGCTGCGGGGGCTGGTGGACGTGACGCCCCTGGAGCCGGGTCGCCACTGCGGACAGTTCCAGTGCCCCTGCCAGTACATCAAAGAGCACTTGCAGTGCAAACCGCGAG GTGCGAGGAGTTTGTATCTCTGTTGA
- the LOC6505611 gene encoding uncharacterized protein LOC6505611 isoform X4 yields MEEAKTQAQQPSPQQQQQQQQQPQSHPLEDVSLGSENDDDKQTPKNWVKFDDEADSGEKNNNSNGGNATQQPTQQQQPQQQQQQQNKLSLPPPPSVVSSNNNRRARSRSPNAPSSTTAATTTTPVQRPTVSSTTAATPVDASTAASPDVAPAVLTTESTHVNLSASGSGIVAGGASGSGSGSGPGPAPAPRHPPQLINQKAASAPSHAPSPAAAASSSHHHNGGSGTNGTGAGQAMDQASGMRTIELSTGRIREGFANGDVIVTLLPANTKWPWIAPAIFRPELVPEELMAQGLTLTVEDYVNAMETLVNDYRFTVYNICYKRILVCWILFAFAVLLALLFSGLQGVALFALGVGWLFLNAAAIFLCMWMKLRLSRGLEKCLARVNRQLMRHKILLVLDDRGRISCHKVNLCFMYFDATQCVSFLNEFLEHTEQNGGEAIKAGWERKLDIDLEDIVIQGSQPVRVPRKEERGMQLFLRYGSRWGMEALRGLVDVTPLEPGRHCGQFQCPCQYIKEHLQCKPRGYPCGCIVYGSDPSFQYRY; encoded by the exons ATGGAGGAGGCCAAGACGCAGGCGCAGCAGCCATcgccgcagcaacagcaacagcagcagcagcagccgcaaaGCCATCCTTTGGAGGATGTCTCTCTGGGCTCCGAAAACGATGACGACAAACAGACGCCCAAAAATTGGGTTAAATTCGACGACGAGGCGGACAGcggtgaaaaaaataataacagtAACGGCGGCAATGCCACACAGCAACCaacccaacaacaacaaccgcagcagcagcagcagcagcaaaacaAGTTGTCGCTGCCGCCACCGCCATCGGTGGttagcagcaacaacaacaggaggGCGCGCTCGCGCAGTCCCAACGCTCCGTCATCAacgacagcagcaacaacaacaacacctgTCCAG CGCCCCACAGTTTCCTCGACCACAGCTGCCACACCGGTGGATGCTTCTACGGCAGCATCGCCGGATGTGGCGCCCGCTGTTTTGACAACTGAGAGCACGCACGTTAATCTGAGTGCATCCGGCAGTGGCATTGTAGCCGGAGGTGCAAGTGGATCTGGATCGGGCTCGGGACCTGGACCGGCGCCCGCACCTCGTCACCCCCCGCAGCTAATAAACCAAAAAGCAGCCTCAGCACCCTCGCACGCCCCCTCGCCGGCTGCAGCGGCATCTTCCAGTCATCATCACAATGGCGGCAGTGGCACCAACGGCACCGGAGCTGGCCAGGCCATGGATCAAGCTTCTGGGATGCGCACAATCGAACTGTCAACGGGGCGCATTCGCGAGGGATTTG CGAATGGCGATGTAATTGTAACGTTGCTGCCAGCAAACACAAAGTGGCCCTGGATTGCTCCTGCTATCTTCCGGCCGGAACTGGTGCCCGAGGAGCTGATGGCCCAGGGTCTGACG CTCACCGTGGAGGACTACGTTAATGCAATGGAAACGCTGGTGAACGACTATCGCTTCACGGTGTACAACATATGCTACAAACGAATCCTCGTCTGCTGGATCCTGTTCGCCTTTGCCGTGCTCCTGGCGCTGCTCTTCTCCGGCCTGCAGGGCGTGGCCCTGTTCGCCCTCGGCGTCGGCTGGCTCTTCCTGAACGCGGCGGCCATCTTCCTGTGCATGTGGATGAAGTTGCGGCTGTCGCGGGGACTGGAGAAGTGCCTGGCCCGGGTCAACCGGCAGCTGATGCGCCACAAAATCCTGCTGGTGCTGGATGATCGGGGTCGCATCTCGTGCCACAAGGTGAATCTCTGTTTCATGTACTTCGATGCCACGCAATGCGTGAGTTTCTTGAATGAGTTCCTGGAGCACACGGAGCAGAATGGCGGCGAGGCCATCAAGGCTGGCTGGGAGCGGAAGCTAGACATCGACTTGGAGGACATTGTCATTCAGGGCAGCCAGCCGGTTCGAGTTCCCCGCAAGGAG GAACGGGGCATGCAGCTGTTCCTTCGCTACGGCTCCCGCTGGGGCATGGAGGCGCTGCGGGGGCTGGTGGACGTGACGCCCCTGGAGCCGGGTCGCCACTGCGGACAGTTCCAGTGCCCCTGCCAGTACATCAAAGAGCACTTGCAGTGCAAACCGCGAG GTTATCCATGCGGTTGCATTGTCTATGGTTCGGATCCCAGTTTTCAGTATCGTTACTAG